Proteins encoded by one window of Primulina huaijiensis isolate GDHJ02 chromosome 1, ASM1229523v2, whole genome shotgun sequence:
- the LOC140976793 gene encoding uncharacterized protein isoform X1, translating into MRFFEAPSKSKSKISIRLILLITSCSLCAILYISCNFISTPTENIRFSTSQNDVSSPMSLEHLVFGIASNQKSWINRKNYVKLWWRPQEMKGCVFLEENIPLSNTSSDLPPICVSGDTTRFRYTYRNGLRSAIRVARVVSETFALNHSNVRWFVFGDDDTVFFPENLVKILSKYDHGLWYYIGTNSENFVQNKLFSYEMAFGGAGFAISYPLAKVLAKIFDPCLERYPHLYGSDGRIHACVTELGVALTHEPGFHQIDVRGNMFGFLASHPLSPIVSLHHLDATDPIFPNMTTINSLHHLFQAVTIDSQRILQQTVCYDRWFSWTISISWGYAVQIFPHHVYLHDALRTQETYVPWRKGGGVNNLYGVDTAGLEADPCRRPPVFFLDKVWLSGDRVRSSYRRMYGSENCAFDTGSPRKLEQVMVFSQKMELDYKQLHAPRRHCCDVMPSTSSSSSSSSSKVMEISIRECGDEEIIYMHS; encoded by the exons ATGCGGTTTTTTGAAGCACcctccaaatccaaatccaaaataTCAATTCGTCTAATATTACTCATAACTTCGTGTTCTCTATGTGCTATATTATACATCTCTTGTAATTTTATCAGCACCCCTACTGAAAATATCCGTTTCTCCACTTCACAAAATGACGTCTCCTCGCCAATGTCCCTCGAACATCTTGTCTTTGGCATAGCCTCGAACCAGAAATCCTGGATTAATCGAAAAAACTACGTCAAACTCTGGTGGAGGCCTCAAGAAATGAAGGGTTGTGTTTTCCTGGAAGAAAATATTCCACTAAGTAACACAAGTTCTGATCTTCCTCCCATATGCGTTTCAGGAGATACAACCCGATTCCGATATACGTACCGGAATGGTCTCCGATCTGCCATTCGTGTCGCACGGGTTGTGTCTGAAACTTTTGCCCTTAACCATTCAAATGTGAGATGGTTCGTGTTTGGAGACGATGACACGGTTTTTTTCCCTGAGAATCTTGTAAAGATTCTGTCCAAGTATGACCATGGTTTGTGGTATTATATTGGCACGAATTCTGAAAACTTTGTTCAGAACAAGCTGTTTTCGTACGAAATGGCTTTTGGCGGAGCCGGTTTTGCTATTAGTTATCCCTTGGCAAAGGTGCTGGCTAAGATATTTGATCCGTGCCTGGAAAGGTATCCGCATCTGTATGGAAGTGATGGTAGGATTCATGCCTGCGTCACAGAACTTGGTGTTGCCTTAACGCACGAGCCGGGATTCCATCAG ATTGATGTTCGAGGGAACATGTTCGGGTTCCTTGCCTCCCACCCGCTCAGCCCGATCGTCTCCCTCCATCACTTAGACGCCACAGATCCAATCTTCCCTAACATGACCACAATAAACTCCCTGCACCACTTGTTCCAAGCAGTAACCATCGATTCTCAGAGAATTCTGCAACAAACCGTCTGCTACGATCGTTGGTTTTCATGGACAATCTCCATCTCCTGGGGATACGCTGTTCAAATCTTCCCACACCATGTATACTTGCATGACGCACTGCGCACGCAGGAGACTTATGTCCCGTGGAGAAAGGGCGGCGGGGTAAACAATTTGTATGGGGTGGACACAGCGGGGCTTGAGGCAGATCCATGTCGCAGGCCGCCTGTGTTTTTCTTGGATAAGGTGTGGTTGAGCGGAGATAGAGTGAGGAGTAGCTACAGAAGAATGTATGGTTCTGAAAACTGCGCATTCGACACGGGTTCTCCCAGGAAGCTTGAACAAGTGATGGTTTTCTCGCAGAAGATGGAGCTGGATTACAAACAG CTGCATGCGCCGAGAAGACATTGTTGTGATGTAATGCCTtctacttcttcttcttcttcctcttcttcttcgaaAGTGATGGAAATTAGCATCAGAGAATGCGGCGATGAAGAGATAATTTACATGCATTCTTAG
- the LOC140976793 gene encoding uncharacterized protein isoform X2, which produces MRFFEAPSKSKSKISIRLILLITSCSLCAILYISCNFISTPTENIRFSTSQNDVSSPMSLEHLVFGIASNQKSWINRKNYVKLWWRPQEMKGCVFLEENIPLSNTSSDLPPICVSGDTTRFRYTYRNGLRSAIRVARVVSETFALNHSNVRWFVFGDDDTVFFPENLVKILSKYDHGLWYYIGTNSENFVQNKLFSYEMAFGGAGFAISYPLAKVLAKIFDPCLERYPHLYGSDGRIHACVTELGVALTHEPGFHQIDVRGNMFGFLASHPLSPIVSLHHLDATDPIFPNMTTINSLHHLFQAVTIDSQRILQQTVCYDRWFSWTISISWGYAVQIFPHHVYLHDALRTQETYVPWRKGGGVNNLYGVDTAGLEADPCRRPPVFFLDKVWLSGDRVRSSYRRMYGSENCAFDTGSPRKLEQVMVFSQKMELDYKQVKIGCSVSLVNNS; this is translated from the exons ATGCGGTTTTTTGAAGCACcctccaaatccaaatccaaaataTCAATTCGTCTAATATTACTCATAACTTCGTGTTCTCTATGTGCTATATTATACATCTCTTGTAATTTTATCAGCACCCCTACTGAAAATATCCGTTTCTCCACTTCACAAAATGACGTCTCCTCGCCAATGTCCCTCGAACATCTTGTCTTTGGCATAGCCTCGAACCAGAAATCCTGGATTAATCGAAAAAACTACGTCAAACTCTGGTGGAGGCCTCAAGAAATGAAGGGTTGTGTTTTCCTGGAAGAAAATATTCCACTAAGTAACACAAGTTCTGATCTTCCTCCCATATGCGTTTCAGGAGATACAACCCGATTCCGATATACGTACCGGAATGGTCTCCGATCTGCCATTCGTGTCGCACGGGTTGTGTCTGAAACTTTTGCCCTTAACCATTCAAATGTGAGATGGTTCGTGTTTGGAGACGATGACACGGTTTTTTTCCCTGAGAATCTTGTAAAGATTCTGTCCAAGTATGACCATGGTTTGTGGTATTATATTGGCACGAATTCTGAAAACTTTGTTCAGAACAAGCTGTTTTCGTACGAAATGGCTTTTGGCGGAGCCGGTTTTGCTATTAGTTATCCCTTGGCAAAGGTGCTGGCTAAGATATTTGATCCGTGCCTGGAAAGGTATCCGCATCTGTATGGAAGTGATGGTAGGATTCATGCCTGCGTCACAGAACTTGGTGTTGCCTTAACGCACGAGCCGGGATTCCATCAG ATTGATGTTCGAGGGAACATGTTCGGGTTCCTTGCCTCCCACCCGCTCAGCCCGATCGTCTCCCTCCATCACTTAGACGCCACAGATCCAATCTTCCCTAACATGACCACAATAAACTCCCTGCACCACTTGTTCCAAGCAGTAACCATCGATTCTCAGAGAATTCTGCAACAAACCGTCTGCTACGATCGTTGGTTTTCATGGACAATCTCCATCTCCTGGGGATACGCTGTTCAAATCTTCCCACACCATGTATACTTGCATGACGCACTGCGCACGCAGGAGACTTATGTCCCGTGGAGAAAGGGCGGCGGGGTAAACAATTTGTATGGGGTGGACACAGCGGGGCTTGAGGCAGATCCATGTCGCAGGCCGCCTGTGTTTTTCTTGGATAAGGTGTGGTTGAGCGGAGATAGAGTGAGGAGTAGCTACAGAAGAATGTATGGTTCTGAAAACTGCGCATTCGACACGGGTTCTCCCAGGAAGCTTGAACAAGTGATGGTTTTCTCGCAGAAGATGGAGCTGGATTACAAACAGGTAAAAATCGGATGCTCGGTTTCATTGGTGAACAATTCATga